A region from the Pelobates fuscus isolate aPelFus1 chromosome 3, aPelFus1.pri, whole genome shotgun sequence genome encodes:
- the SCAMP2 gene encoding secretory carrier-associated membrane protein 2: MASYDTNPFADPVDVNPFQDPSVTQITTTSHGNLEEFNPFTEKSSLTNPNQKTVPVQPVAPSQPAVLQPSVEQTPQSVAIAAQAGLLQQQEELDRKAAELDRKEQEMRNVNINLRQNNWPPLPSFCPIKPCFYQDFAADIPADYQRVCKMLYYLWMLHSFTLLLNLLACLAYFIANSSGGVDFGLSILWFFLFTPCAFVCWYRPIYKAFRTDSSFNFFAFFIIFFCQIAIYIIQSVGIPGWGDSGWIMALTMVKEHLAVAVIMMVVASFFTFISVFSLIMLKKVHSLYRRTGASFQRAQEEFSQGVLTNRNVQNAAAGAATAAARGAFQGN, encoded by the exons GACCCCTCTGTAACACAGAtaaccacaaccagccatgggaATCTGGAAGAATTTAACCCATTTACAGAAAAATCAAGCCTG ACCAATCCAAACCAGAAAACTGTCCCGGTACAGCCAGTGGCACCATCCCAGCCTGCTGTTCTCCAGCCGTCAGTAGAACAGACTCCGCAG TCTGTGGcgatagcagcacaagctgggCTTCTCCAGCAGCAAGAAGAACTGGACAGGAAGGCTGCCGAATTGGACCGGAAGGAGCAGGAAATGAGAAATGTTAACATAAACT TGAGACAAAATAACTGGCCTCCCCTTCCATCATTTTGCCCCATCAAGCCCTGCTTCTACCAGGACTTTGCTGCAGATATCCCTGCAGATTACCAGCGTGTATGCAAAATGCTCTACTACTTATGGATGT TACATTCATTCACTCTTCTCCTAAATCTGCTGGCCTGCTTGGCGTACTTCATTGCGAATTCAAGTGGAGGAGTGGATTTCGGGTTGTCTATCCTGTGGTTTTTCCTATTTACACCCTGCGCCTTCGTTTGTTGGTATCGGCCAATCTATAAAGCCTTCAG GACTGATAGCTCTTTCAACTTCTTTGCATTCTTCATCATCTTCTTCTGCCAGATTGCGATTTACATCATTCAGTCTGTTGGAATCCCTGGCTGGGGAGACAG TGGATGGATAATGGCTCTAACAATGGTTAAAGAGCACCTCGCTGTCGCTGTGATAATGATGGTGGTGGCTTCATTCTTCACATTTATAAGCGTGTTCTCCCTTATTATGCTTAAAAAG GTTCACTCGCTGTATCGTAGAACGGGCGCCAGTTTTCAGAGAGCGCAGGAGGAGTTTTCACAAGGAGTTTTAACTAACCGCAACGTACAGAATGCAGCCGCTGGTGCCGCTACTGCTGCAGCTAGAGGAGCCTTCCAAGGAAACTGA